The Longimicrobium sp. genome includes a region encoding these proteins:
- a CDS encoding ectonucleotide pyrophosphatase/phosphodiesterase — MRGGEGHRIEADEILRAAGRRAPGRRADHVIVASVDALRPEFYADETWPAPTLQQLAFEGVRADGVRTVFPALTYPAHTTLVTGALPARHGVWSNRPFLPEGRTEAWLWEASHIRVPTLWDAVRAAGGTTASVGWPVTVGAAIDWNVPDVWPEHYAQADFIAPVRAATTPPGLFEELEKEATGRLRGENFGLGWLAREDRVGSIASYLFERHRPTLLLMHLIGTDHMQHERGRNNPLTRRAVGAADRAVGQVVETVERLGVRDRVAFVVVGDHGSINRHTQLRPNAWLAAAGMMADRDDRGDWRAAFHADGGSAFLRLRDRADEDAAAAVRRVLDARPPGVRRLFRVVERAELDALGADPEAPFALAAVPGVEFSDVPTPPDVRPVHGATHGYHPDEPEMRTGFVGAGAGFRHGAAAPLLPIECVAPTVAALLGIPFAAPDGIVLPGLLRDPPA; from the coding sequence ATGCGAGGAGGAGAGGGGCACCGCATCGAGGCGGACGAGATCCTGCGGGCGGCGGGGAGGCGCGCGCCGGGGCGGCGGGCCGACCACGTGATCGTCGCGTCGGTCGACGCGCTGCGGCCGGAGTTCTACGCCGACGAGACCTGGCCCGCCCCCACGCTGCAGCAGCTCGCCTTCGAGGGCGTGCGCGCCGACGGCGTGCGCACCGTCTTCCCCGCGCTCACCTACCCCGCGCACACCACGCTCGTCACCGGCGCGCTCCCGGCGCGGCACGGCGTCTGGTCCAACCGCCCCTTCCTCCCGGAGGGGCGGACCGAGGCGTGGCTCTGGGAAGCCTCGCACATCCGCGTGCCCACGCTGTGGGACGCGGTGCGCGCGGCGGGCGGGACCACGGCCTCGGTGGGGTGGCCGGTGACGGTGGGGGCGGCGATCGACTGGAACGTGCCCGACGTGTGGCCCGAGCACTACGCGCAGGCGGACTTCATCGCCCCGGTGCGCGCGGCCACCACGCCGCCGGGGCTGTTCGAGGAGCTGGAGAAGGAGGCCACCGGGCGGCTGCGCGGCGAGAACTTCGGCCTGGGGTGGCTGGCGCGCGAGGACCGCGTGGGGAGCATCGCGTCGTACCTCTTCGAGCGGCACCGGCCCACGCTGCTGCTGATGCACCTGATCGGCACCGACCACATGCAGCACGAGCGCGGGCGCAACAACCCCCTGACGCGCCGCGCGGTCGGCGCCGCGGACCGCGCCGTCGGCCAGGTGGTGGAGACGGTGGAGCGCTTAGGCGTGCGCGACCGCGTGGCGTTCGTGGTGGTCGGCGACCACGGCTCCATCAACCGCCACACGCAGCTGCGCCCCAACGCCTGGCTGGCGGCGGCGGGGATGATGGCGGACCGCGACGACCGCGGCGACTGGCGCGCGGCCTTCCACGCCGACGGCGGCTCCGCGTTCCTGCGCCTCCGCGACCGGGCGGACGAAGACGCGGCCGCCGCCGTCCGCCGCGTCCTCGACGCGCGGCCGCCGGGCGTGCGGCGCCTCTTCCGCGTGGTCGAGCGCGCGGAGCTGGACGCGCTCGGCGCCGACCCGGAGGCCCCGTTCGCGCTGGCGGCCGTGCCGGGAGTCGAGTTCTCGGACGTGCCGACGCCGCCCGACGTGCGGCCCGTGCACGGCGCCACGCACGGCTACCACCCCGACGAGCCCGAGATGCGCACCGGCTTCGTGGGCGCCGGCGCGGGCTTCCGCCACGGCGCCGCCGCGCCCCTCCTGCCGATCGAGTGCGTCGCCCCCACCGTCGCCGCGCTCCTCGGCATCCCCTTCGCGGCGCCGGACGGTATCGTCCTCCCCGGGCTGCTGCGGGACCCGCCGGCGTGA
- a CDS encoding multicopper oxidase family protein: protein MRSDTQHDHAGHGHGHDHHHGAAGHMVHEPSGETLAAYRAALDAARPAPGGKVVTVELDARETEWEFVPGRPTRAWGYNGQVPGPVIEASVGDVLEVRLCNSLPEPTMIHWHGLRLPPPMDGTENVQRPVAPGETFTYRFVLPDAGTFWYHPHLNETVQLERGLYGALVVRGPGEPELDAERVLVLDDVALDRAGRIEPPGGWIERHDGRQGGVRLVNGRSEPELAMAAGQVERWRIVNAASARYVRLSIGGAPFRILGTDGGLLAAPVTASEVLLAPADRVDLAVGPFAEGETLRVESLRYRRGSFKRAKREELFATLRVGPAAASRAVIPERLRHIEPLVTGPAAPTREVRLGFKVSPRRGVDFVINRESHHRADPVRLGELQVWDIVNATPVDHPFHLHGYFFQVLEVNGRPPEFLSWEDTVNVPARGRVRIAWMPDERPGEWMYHCHILEHHAGGMMAHFEVVP, encoded by the coding sequence ATGCGATCCGACACACAGCACGACCACGCCGGACACGGCCATGGCCACGATCACCACCACGGCGCCGCGGGGCACATGGTGCACGAGCCCTCGGGCGAGACCCTCGCGGCGTACCGGGCGGCGCTCGACGCGGCCCGGCCCGCGCCCGGCGGGAAGGTCGTCACGGTGGAACTCGACGCGCGGGAGACGGAGTGGGAGTTCGTCCCGGGGCGCCCGACGCGCGCCTGGGGGTACAACGGGCAGGTGCCCGGCCCCGTGATCGAGGCGAGCGTGGGCGACGTGCTGGAGGTGCGCCTCTGCAACTCGCTCCCCGAGCCCACCATGATCCACTGGCACGGGCTCCGGCTCCCCCCGCCGATGGACGGCACCGAGAACGTCCAGCGCCCGGTGGCGCCCGGCGAGACGTTCACGTACCGCTTCGTGCTCCCCGACGCGGGCACCTTCTGGTACCACCCCCACCTGAACGAGACCGTGCAGCTGGAGCGCGGGCTCTACGGCGCGCTGGTGGTGCGCGGCCCCGGCGAGCCGGAGCTCGACGCGGAGCGGGTGCTCGTGCTGGACGACGTGGCGCTGGACCGCGCGGGGCGGATCGAGCCGCCGGGCGGGTGGATCGAGCGGCACGACGGCCGGCAGGGGGGCGTGCGCCTGGTGAACGGCAGGAGCGAGCCCGAGCTCGCCATGGCCGCCGGCCAGGTGGAGCGCTGGCGGATCGTGAACGCCGCGAGCGCGCGCTACGTGCGGCTGTCCATCGGCGGCGCGCCCTTCCGCATCCTCGGCACCGACGGCGGCCTCCTCGCCGCGCCGGTGACGGCGAGCGAGGTGCTGCTCGCGCCGGCGGACCGCGTGGACCTGGCCGTGGGGCCCTTCGCGGAGGGAGAGACGCTGCGGGTCGAGTCGCTCCGCTACCGCCGGGGCTCGTTCAAGCGGGCGAAGCGCGAGGAGCTGTTCGCGACGCTGCGGGTGGGCCCGGCCGCCGCCTCGCGGGCGGTGATCCCGGAGAGACTGCGGCACATCGAGCCGCTGGTGACGGGGCCCGCCGCCCCCACGCGCGAGGTGCGCCTGGGCTTCAAGGTGAGCCCGCGGAGAGGCGTCGACTTCGTGATCAACCGCGAGTCGCACCACCGGGCCGACCCGGTCAGGCTGGGCGAGCTCCAGGTGTGGGACATCGTCAACGCCACGCCGGTCGACCACCCGTTCCACCTGCACGGGTACTTCTTCCAGGTGCTGGAGGTGAACGGCCGGCCGCCGGAGTTCCTCTCCTGGGAGGACACGGTGAACGTGCCGGCCCGCGGCCGGGTGCGGATCGCCTGGATGCCCGACGAGCGGCCGGGGGAGTGGATGTACCACTGCCACATCCTGGAGCACCACGCCGGGGGGATGATGGCCCACTTCGAGGTGGTGCCGTAG
- a CDS encoding M20 family peptidase, with protein MSTGVEPSGHSRRRRIPAKRLLLLPGSVLVALLAVVAVRTASFKAAEPAVAPAPVATVPAGAAERLAGAIRIPTISHENPAAFDAAAFRALHAYLQAQFPRVHSRLRRETVATHSLLYTWQGSDPSLAPILLMGHLDVVPVEPGTEGKWRESPFGGRIADGFVWGRGAIDNKMTVLGTLEAVEMLLGEGFRPARTVYLAYGHDEEVGGTRGARQVAALLRSRGVRLEMVLDEGGVIGDGILPGVSAPTALVGIAEKGFVSVELSTRAAGGHSSLPPRRSAIGILGAAVARLEENPMPARIDGPTRQLFERVGPRFPLAQRAAFANLWLTRPLVVGKLEDTPTTNAMVRTTAAATIFQAGTKENVLASRARAVVNFRILPGDSVAGVVEHVRRAVDDPRVEIRRGGGFSAEPSPVSATGSASFRTLERTIRSVFPEAVVAPYLVVVVTDSRFFGDLSPNVFRFLPVRLAPADLQRMHGTNERIAVADYERAIRIYRQLILNAAGR; from the coding sequence ATGAGCACGGGTGTCGAGCCCAGCGGCCATTCGCGCCGGAGACGGATTCCCGCGAAGCGGCTTCTCCTCCTGCCCGGCTCCGTTCTCGTGGCGCTCCTCGCGGTCGTCGCCGTGCGTACGGCCAGCTTCAAGGCGGCCGAGCCCGCGGTGGCGCCGGCGCCCGTGGCGACGGTCCCCGCGGGCGCGGCCGAGCGGCTCGCCGGCGCGATCCGCATCCCGACCATCTCGCACGAGAACCCCGCGGCGTTCGACGCGGCGGCGTTCCGGGCCCTGCACGCCTACCTCCAGGCGCAGTTCCCCCGGGTCCACTCCCGGCTGCGGCGCGAGACGGTCGCCACGCACAGCCTCCTGTACACCTGGCAGGGGAGCGACCCCTCCCTCGCGCCGATCCTGCTGATGGGCCACCTGGACGTGGTCCCGGTGGAGCCGGGCACCGAGGGGAAGTGGCGGGAGAGCCCCTTCGGCGGGCGGATCGCGGACGGCTTCGTCTGGGGCCGGGGCGCCATCGACAACAAGATGACCGTGCTGGGGACGCTCGAGGCCGTGGAGATGCTCCTGGGCGAGGGGTTCCGCCCGGCGCGCACCGTCTACCTCGCGTACGGCCACGACGAGGAGGTCGGCGGCACGCGGGGCGCCCGGCAGGTCGCCGCCCTGCTGCGGAGCCGCGGCGTGCGGCTGGAGATGGTGCTCGACGAAGGGGGCGTGATCGGCGACGGGATCCTCCCCGGCGTCTCCGCGCCCACCGCGCTGGTGGGGATCGCCGAGAAGGGGTTCGTGAGCGTGGAGCTGAGCACCCGCGCGGCCGGCGGGCACTCCTCGCTGCCGCCCCGGCGGAGCGCGATCGGGATCCTGGGCGCGGCGGTGGCGCGGCTGGAGGAGAACCCGATGCCCGCGCGGATCGACGGGCCCACGCGGCAGCTCTTCGAGCGGGTCGGCCCGCGCTTTCCGCTGGCGCAGCGCGCGGCGTTCGCGAACCTCTGGCTCACCCGGCCGCTGGTGGTGGGGAAGCTCGAAGACACCCCCACCACCAACGCCATGGTGCGCACCACCGCCGCGGCGACGATCTTCCAGGCCGGGACCAAGGAGAACGTGCTGGCGAGCCGCGCGCGGGCGGTGGTCAACTTCCGCATCCTCCCGGGCGACAGCGTGGCCGGCGTGGTGGAGCACGTCCGGCGCGCGGTCGACGACCCGCGCGTCGAGATCCGGCGCGGGGGCGGCTTCTCCGCCGAGCCGTCTCCCGTGTCCGCCACCGGCTCCGCGAGCTTCCGGACGCTGGAGCGGACCATCCGGAGCGTCTTCCCCGAGGCGGTGGTGGCGCCGTACCTGGTGGTGGTGGTGACGGACTCGCGCTTCTTCGGCGACCTGAGCCCGAACGTCTTCCGCTTCCTCCCGGTCCGCCTCGCGCCCGCCGACCTCCAGCGCATGCACGGCACCAACGAGCGAATCGCGGTCGCCGACTACGAGCGGGCGATCCGCATCTACCGCCAGCTCATCCTGAACGCCGCCGGACGCTGA
- a CDS encoding ribonuclease H-like domain-containing protein: MWAEPDGRAIVWRRLPETGALVREDERFRPWILLDRLDDLRHLGPRLGPGGDAGADVWVRELGGPGELRFLVSAADGRALAAAVLHGASHRLGRRVGHLRELGQAGVLALPPEEQYLVATGRTYFRGLAFDQLHRLQFDLETTGLDPARDRVFMVAVRHPSGATEVLEAEGAGDAAEAGLIRRLVEVVRAADPDVIENHNLHGFDLPFLAHRARRLGVPLALGRLGKLGVRERAARRGTAREGDAGRRVRLVAPGRELIDTLDAVQRYDFAARDLPGHGLKVVARHLGVAVPDREYVPGSQVYAVWRRDPERVRRYATDDVEETAAISRLLGGAAFALARMAPRRYERLADAGPATGVIDPLLVRAYLRAGAALPAHRPGDGTPHSGAALHLFATGVAWRVVKADVASLYPSLMRAYRIGPARDHLGALLALVDRLVEQRLAAKASARAAPPGSAERHTHEATSAAMKLIVNSAYGYLAAGGELTRFADVHAANEVTRRGRETLALMCRELAARGVTLLEADTDGVYFAVPEGWGEAEERRVVAEVAALLPPLVHLELEGRYAAMLSHEPKNYALLGYDGTLTLRGVAFRSSRAEPFGEAFLRRALVRLFAGDLGGVREAYLATLDALRRRELPTFDVSSRVRLTKSPARYAATRETRRELAYEALLASGRTQWRVGERVRVYRTQGGGCAVAAPADEAPGSVDRRDYDVEHYARVLRDTYAARLARALTPGDFAAVFADPDQLSLFAPPTAAMRPVLVPRPGPGR, from the coding sequence GTGTGGGCCGAGCCGGACGGCCGCGCGATCGTCTGGCGCAGGCTCCCGGAGACGGGCGCGCTGGTGCGCGAGGACGAGCGGTTCCGCCCCTGGATCCTCCTCGACCGCCTGGACGACCTGCGCCACCTGGGCCCGCGGCTCGGGCCCGGGGGCGACGCCGGCGCCGACGTCTGGGTCCGCGAGCTGGGCGGCCCCGGCGAGCTGCGGTTCCTGGTCTCCGCCGCCGACGGCAGGGCGCTGGCGGCGGCGGTGCTGCACGGCGCGTCGCACCGGCTCGGGCGGCGCGTGGGGCACCTGCGCGAGCTCGGCCAGGCCGGCGTGCTCGCGCTCCCGCCCGAGGAGCAATACCTGGTGGCGACGGGGCGCACGTACTTCCGCGGCCTCGCCTTCGACCAGCTGCACCGGCTGCAGTTCGACCTGGAGACCACGGGGCTCGACCCCGCGCGCGACCGCGTCTTCATGGTCGCCGTGCGCCATCCGTCGGGCGCCACCGAGGTGCTGGAGGCGGAGGGTGCCGGCGACGCGGCCGAGGCCGGCCTGATCCGGCGGCTGGTCGAGGTGGTGCGGGCGGCCGACCCGGACGTGATCGAGAACCACAACCTGCACGGGTTCGACCTCCCCTTCCTCGCGCACCGTGCGCGCCGGCTGGGGGTGCCGCTCGCGCTCGGCCGCCTGGGGAAGCTGGGGGTGCGCGAGCGCGCCGCCCGCCGCGGCACCGCGCGCGAGGGCGACGCCGGCCGGCGGGTGCGCCTGGTGGCCCCGGGGCGCGAGCTGATCGACACGCTGGACGCGGTGCAGCGCTACGACTTCGCCGCGCGCGACCTGCCGGGCCACGGGCTCAAGGTGGTGGCGCGGCACCTGGGCGTGGCGGTGCCGGACCGCGAGTACGTCCCCGGGAGCCAGGTCTACGCCGTCTGGCGGCGCGACCCGGAGCGCGTGCGCCGCTACGCCACCGACGACGTCGAGGAGACCGCCGCCATCTCGCGCCTGCTGGGCGGGGCCGCGTTCGCCCTGGCGCGCATGGCCCCGCGCCGCTACGAGCGGCTCGCCGACGCCGGCCCGGCCACCGGCGTGATCGACCCGCTGCTGGTGCGGGCCTACCTGCGCGCGGGCGCCGCCCTCCCCGCGCACCGGCCGGGCGACGGCACGCCCCACAGCGGCGCCGCGCTCCACCTCTTCGCCACCGGCGTGGCGTGGCGCGTGGTGAAGGCCGACGTGGCGAGCCTGTACCCGTCGCTCATGCGCGCCTACCGCATCGGCCCGGCGCGCGACCATCTGGGGGCGCTGCTGGCGCTGGTGGACCGGCTGGTGGAGCAGCGGCTGGCGGCCAAGGCCAGCGCGCGGGCGGCGCCCCCCGGCTCGGCCGAGCGCCACACGCACGAGGCGACCTCCGCGGCGATGAAGCTCATCGTCAACTCGGCCTACGGCTACCTGGCCGCGGGGGGCGAGCTGACGCGCTTCGCCGACGTGCACGCCGCCAACGAGGTGACGCGCCGCGGCCGCGAGACGCTGGCGCTGATGTGCCGCGAGCTCGCTGCGCGCGGGGTGACGCTGCTGGAGGCCGACACCGACGGCGTCTACTTCGCCGTCCCCGAGGGGTGGGGCGAGGCCGAGGAGCGGCGCGTGGTGGCCGAGGTGGCCGCGCTCCTGCCGCCGCTGGTCCACCTCGAGCTCGAGGGGCGCTACGCGGCGATGCTGTCGCACGAGCCGAAGAACTACGCCCTGCTCGGCTACGACGGGACGCTCACCCTGCGCGGGGTGGCGTTCCGCTCCAGCCGCGCGGAGCCGTTCGGCGAGGCGTTCCTGCGCCGCGCGCTGGTGCGGCTGTTCGCGGGCGACCTGGGCGGGGTGCGCGAGGCGTACCTGGCCACGCTCGACGCGCTGCGCCGCCGCGAGCTTCCCACCTTCGACGTCTCGTCGCGCGTGCGGCTGACCAAGTCGCCCGCCCGCTACGCCGCCACGCGCGAGACGCGGCGCGAGCTCGCCTACGAGGCGCTGCTCGCCAGCGGGCGCACGCAATGGCGCGTGGGCGAGCGGGTGCGCGTCTACCGCACGCAGGGCGGCGGGTGCGCCGTGGCCGCGCCGGCCGACGAAGCGCCCGGGTCTGTTGACCGGCGTGACTACGACGTGGAGCACTACGCGCGTGTGCTGCGCGACACCTACGCCGCCCGGCTCGCGCGCGCGCTCACGCCGGGCGACTTCGCCGCGGTGTTCGCCGACCCCGACCAGCTGTCGCTCTTCGCGCCGCCCACCGCGGCGATGCGGCCGGTGCTCGTCCCGCGCCCGGGGCCGGGCCGGTGA
- a CDS encoding ABC-F family ATP-binding cassette domain-containing protein — protein sequence MISVSNLAKEFGDRVLFADASFQLNPGERYGIVGANGSGKTTLLNLLSGDAQPTRGAVSIPKSLRLGVLRQDQFLYEDEEVLGVALRGHPELWDAMVEKEALLARAHEHFDADRFSALEETVQRLDGYTAEARAATILEGLGLPAQVHRQPLSTLSGGFKLRVLLAQVLAGAPDALLLDEPTNHLDVLSIRWLEKFLRDQEGPVAVVSHDHRFLDNVATHILDVDYQTVTLYRGNYTEFLEQKREDRERKEKEIEGRQKEIAHHQKFVDRFKAKASKARQAQSKLRMIERKAEELVELPGSSRRYPKFRFEQRRPSGREVLAVTGLRKAFGDTEVLHGVDLRVARGDRLVILGPNGIGKSTLLKIVMGELRPDQGRVEWGYETHPGYFAQDHHEQLDDPERTAEEWLWDFCPGKDRGFVRGHLGLMLFSGDDGEKRLSTLSGGEATRLVFSRLALERPNVLVLDEPTNHLDLESIEALVAALQGYEGTLILVSHDRWLVGRLATRVVEITREGIRDYHGTYEEYVHACGDDHLDADTVVLKARREERKGKRKELLEA from the coding sequence ATGATCTCCGTCTCCAATCTCGCGAAGGAATTCGGCGACCGCGTGCTGTTCGCCGACGCCTCGTTCCAGCTCAACCCGGGCGAGCGCTACGGCATCGTGGGCGCCAACGGCTCCGGCAAGACCACGCTGCTCAACCTCCTGAGCGGCGACGCCCAGCCCACCCGGGGCGCCGTCTCCATCCCGAAGTCGCTGCGGCTGGGGGTGCTGCGCCAGGACCAGTTCCTCTACGAGGACGAGGAGGTGCTGGGCGTGGCGCTCCGCGGGCACCCGGAGCTCTGGGACGCCATGGTCGAGAAGGAGGCGCTCCTGGCCCGGGCCCACGAGCACTTCGACGCGGACCGCTTCTCGGCGCTCGAAGAGACGGTGCAGCGGCTCGACGGGTACACCGCCGAGGCGCGGGCGGCCACCATCCTGGAGGGGCTCGGGCTTCCCGCGCAGGTGCACCGCCAGCCGCTGTCCACCCTCTCCGGCGGCTTCAAGCTGCGGGTGCTCCTGGCGCAGGTGCTGGCGGGCGCCCCCGACGCCCTGCTCCTGGACGAGCCCACCAACCACCTCGACGTCCTCTCCATCCGCTGGCTGGAGAAGTTCCTGCGCGACCAGGAGGGCCCGGTGGCGGTCGTCTCGCACGACCACCGCTTCCTGGACAACGTGGCCACGCACATCCTGGACGTGGACTACCAGACGGTCACGCTCTACCGGGGCAACTACACGGAGTTCCTGGAGCAGAAGCGGGAAGACCGGGAGCGCAAGGAGAAGGAGATCGAGGGCCGGCAGAAGGAGATCGCCCACCACCAGAAGTTCGTGGACCGCTTCAAGGCGAAGGCGAGCAAGGCCCGGCAGGCGCAGAGCAAGCTGCGGATGATCGAGAGGAAGGCCGAAGAGCTCGTGGAGCTCCCCGGCAGCTCCCGGCGCTACCCGAAGTTCCGCTTCGAGCAGCGGCGCCCGAGTGGGCGCGAGGTGCTGGCGGTCACCGGGCTCCGCAAGGCGTTCGGCGACACGGAGGTCCTGCACGGGGTGGACCTGCGGGTGGCCCGCGGCGACCGCCTGGTCATCCTGGGCCCCAACGGGATCGGGAAGTCCACGCTGCTCAAGATCGTGATGGGCGAGCTGCGGCCCGACCAGGGGCGGGTGGAGTGGGGGTACGAGACCCACCCCGGCTACTTCGCCCAGGACCACCACGAGCAGCTGGACGACCCCGAGCGCACGGCGGAGGAGTGGCTCTGGGACTTCTGCCCGGGGAAGGACCGGGGCTTCGTGCGGGGGCACCTGGGGCTGATGCTCTTCTCCGGCGACGACGGGGAGAAGCGCCTCTCCACCCTGTCGGGCGGGGAGGCCACCCGGCTCGTGTTCAGCCGGCTGGCGCTGGAGCGGCCGAACGTCCTGGTGCTCGACGAGCCCACCAACCACCTGGACCTGGAGTCGATCGAGGCGCTGGTCGCCGCGCTGCAGGGCTACGAGGGCACGCTGATCCTGGTGTCGCACGACCGCTGGCTGGTGGGCCGGCTGGCCACCCGCGTGGTGGAGATCACCCGCGAGGGGATCCGCGACTACCACGGCACCTACGAGGAGTACGTCCACGCCTGCGGCGACGACCACCTGGACGCCGACACCGTGGTGCTCAAGGCCCGGCGCGAGGAGCGCAAGGGGAAGCGGAAGGAGCTGCTGGAAGCCTGA
- a CDS encoding GGDEF domain-containing protein: MTPDEVGALVAVIGLLSQSAGALLLVCLFAALLRSHPRPQSYFRQWARGWVALVVALAGVGAQYAFPRIMAAEPLAPRAANLVYQAGKLLFVSFLLAGTLNYARGSRPRAFLRRAVPAALAYALVSAVFSGPFLNAVMVFQTPLVVGPFLACAWLLLRLPGSRRTLGSRTTGIVFVTIAALWVLYALAFAFEGVPAWRPPDGPLYFLLRYNSFFDLLLQMLLGYGMVVLLLEDVGRESADARSQLALAHDRLRQVSLYDPVTGALNRRAYEEGAALEALGARYGTALMLDMDNLKVVNDTLGHAAGDELLRRLVETVRRCVRPLDRVYRWGGDEFLLLFPAALPEEVAPRVRDAIRAAELEVSLGAARFSGTEDLPAAIERADRAMYGEKTRNRAGRARGAERELAARAPRP, from the coding sequence ATGACTCCCGACGAAGTCGGCGCCCTGGTCGCCGTGATCGGGCTCCTGAGCCAGTCCGCCGGCGCTCTCCTCCTGGTGTGCCTCTTCGCGGCGCTGCTGCGTAGCCATCCGCGCCCGCAGTCGTATTTCCGGCAGTGGGCGCGGGGGTGGGTGGCGCTCGTCGTCGCGCTGGCGGGCGTGGGGGCGCAGTACGCCTTCCCCCGGATCATGGCCGCCGAGCCGCTGGCTCCCCGCGCGGCGAACCTGGTCTACCAGGCGGGGAAGCTCCTCTTCGTCTCCTTCCTGCTAGCCGGCACGCTCAACTACGCGCGTGGGAGCCGGCCGCGCGCCTTCCTCCGCCGGGCGGTCCCGGCCGCGCTCGCGTACGCCCTGGTCAGCGCCGTCTTCTCGGGACCCTTCCTGAACGCGGTGATGGTCTTCCAGACGCCGCTGGTGGTGGGTCCGTTCCTGGCCTGCGCCTGGCTCCTGCTCCGCCTCCCCGGCTCGCGCCGCACCCTGGGGAGCCGCACCACGGGGATCGTCTTCGTGACCATCGCGGCGCTCTGGGTCCTCTACGCCCTCGCTTTCGCGTTCGAGGGGGTCCCGGCGTGGCGCCCTCCGGACGGCCCCCTCTACTTCCTCCTCAGGTACAACAGCTTCTTCGACCTCCTCCTGCAGATGCTGCTGGGGTACGGGATGGTCGTGCTCCTCCTGGAGGACGTGGGGCGCGAGAGCGCGGACGCGCGGAGCCAGCTCGCCCTGGCGCACGACCGCCTGAGGCAGGTCTCCCTGTACGACCCGGTGACCGGGGCGCTCAACCGGCGCGCCTACGAGGAGGGCGCGGCGCTGGAGGCGCTCGGCGCCCGGTACGGCACGGCGCTCATGCTGGACATGGACAACCTCAAGGTGGTGAACGACACCCTCGGCCACGCCGCCGGCGACGAGCTGCTCCGGCGCCTGGTGGAGACGGTGCGCCGCTGCGTCCGCCCGCTGGACCGGGTCTATCGGTGGGGGGGCGACGAGTTCCTCCTCCTCTTCCCCGCCGCGCTCCCGGAGGAGGTGGCCCCGCGGGTGCGCGACGCGATCCGCGCGGCGGAGCTGGAGGTGAGCCTCGGCGCCGCCCGGTTCTCGGGGACGGAGGACCTCCCGGCCGCCATCGAGCGGGCCGACCGCGCGATGTACGGAGAGAAGACTCGCAACCGGGCGGGGAGGGCGCGCGGCGCGGAGCGGGAGCTGGCGGCGCGCGCTCCGCGGCCGTGA
- a CDS encoding BtpA/SgcQ family protein: protein MAVRASRPDGTRPGGAGPGAGVTRERKPLRSLRHLPLRGILRRRTAPIKTNAGCPCRAPRAAFRHPLPRVASHCRLCRGQFPSLERQLARTRAFSAATLFRNRPLFASPKPVIAMVHVGALPGTPASRETLGELEARAVAECAVYREAGVHGVALENMHDVPYLRGGVGPEITAAMTVLARAVKEASGLPCGIQILAGANREALAVAHAAGLDFVRVEGFAYAHVADEGIIESSAAPLLRFRRHIGAERVQVWADVKKKHASHALTADVGIGETAGAAEFMRADAVIVTGSATGERPSLRDIDEVRARCRLPLYLGSGITPENLREYYAGADGFIVGSAFKVDGRWHGAVDPRRVERFMAAHAQCGG from the coding sequence ATGGCTGTTCGTGCGTCGCGTCCTGACGGAACCAGGCCCGGTGGCGCGGGTCCGGGCGCCGGAGTCACGAGGGAGCGAAAGCCCTTGCGTTCCTTGCGCCACCTGCCCCTTCGCGGGATACTACGCCGCCGCACCGCACCCATCAAGACGAATGCCGGCTGCCCATGTCGAGCGCCACGGGCGGCTTTCCGCCATCCTCTCCCCCGGGTCGCTTCGCACTGTAGATTGTGCCGCGGCCAGTTTCCGTCCCTCGAGCGACAGCTCGCCAGGACGCGGGCATTCTCCGCCGCCACCCTCTTCCGCAACCGTCCCTTGTTCGCTTCACCGAAGCCGGTCATCGCGATGGTCCACGTCGGCGCGCTCCCCGGAACGCCGGCGAGCCGGGAGACGCTCGGCGAGCTCGAGGCGCGGGCGGTGGCGGAGTGCGCCGTCTACCGCGAGGCGGGGGTGCACGGCGTGGCGCTGGAGAACATGCACGACGTGCCCTACCTGCGCGGCGGCGTGGGCCCGGAGATCACGGCGGCGATGACGGTGCTGGCGCGGGCGGTGAAGGAGGCGAGCGGGCTCCCGTGCGGGATCCAGATCCTGGCCGGCGCGAACCGCGAGGCCCTGGCCGTGGCGCACGCCGCGGGGCTCGACTTCGTGCGGGTGGAGGGGTTCGCGTACGCGCACGTCGCCGACGAGGGAATCATCGAGTCGTCGGCGGCACCGCTGCTGCGCTTCCGCCGGCACATCGGGGCCGAGCGGGTGCAGGTGTGGGCGGACGTGAAGAAGAAGCACGCCTCGCACGCGCTCACCGCCGACGTGGGCATCGGCGAGACCGCCGGGGCGGCGGAGTTCATGCGCGCCGACGCCGTGATCGTCACCGGCTCGGCGACGGGCGAGCGCCCGAGCCTGCGGGACATCGACGAGGTGCGCGCGCGCTGCCGGCTGCCGCTCTACCTCGGCTCCGGGATCACGCCGGAGAACCTCCGGGAGTACTACGCCGGCGCGGACGGGTTCATCGTCGGCTCGGCGTTCAAGGTGGACGGCCGGTGGCACGGGGCCGTGGACCCGCGCCGCGTGGAGCGGTTCATGGCGGCGCACGCACAGTGCGGGGGATGA